One Aegilops tauschii subsp. strangulata cultivar AL8/78 chromosome 2, Aet v6.0, whole genome shotgun sequence genomic window, CTAGTCAAAAGGGAAggtgtggcccacatgtcatagactatTTACCTAAACAAATAAATAAATCTAACTTATTTCATGGGGTCTACATGTCATCTACTACTAGATTAACATAGCACTAAACTAGTAGTACTTCTAACTAAGCCTAGACTAATTAAACAAGAGCCGGCCGTGGCACAGCCGTGCACACACACGAACACACACTCACGGCCATGGCAACCAGCAACAGTAGCGGCATCAGCAGTACAGATAGCAGCAACAACAGTAGGCATTAGCAGCAGCGTTACAAGGAGCAGGGAGCAGACGCAGCTGCGGCCAAGTAGCGGCAGCAGCAGAATGCATCGAGAGCAGCGAGCGGGAGTAGCAGAAGGAGCAGCAACAGAGCAGCACGAGCAGTAGTCAGCGACAGGGCCGCGGGCGGCTGCGGCACGGGAGGCTGCAGCGCGGCCGGGCAAGCCAGCACGCGGCCAGCGAGGCGTGGGCACGCCGGGACAGGCCCTGGGCGCGGCGGACGCGCGGCAGGAGCGGGCGAGCACGCGCGAGGAGCGGGGATCCGGCCATGGAGGACGATGAGCTTCGGCCAGAGGGTGTCTACGGCTAGAGGACACCCGCAAGAAGGGGATCCAGGGGGAAGTGAAGGGGAGCTCACAAGGATCACGTAGGGGATCACGTAGAGGAGTTCAACTAGCTCGGGGAGGCGCTCGTGGTCGCGAATCAACGAAGATTGCAGCGGCTACCGTGGGTGctcgaggttgaagacgacgaggATCCGGCGCAGCAGTGCCTCCCAGCTCGAGATGGCCGCCGTAGTCGACGCAGAGGAGGCCGACGAAGTGGATGGCACGGTGGCGTGGCCAGAGGAGGACGATGGCCGTGGCAGTGAGGAAGGCGCGGCAACCGTGGCGTTCGGCCCTTCCTCCAGATCGGCAGAGGGGGAGAGGTGGATCTGGGAGGGAGGCCGCCGAGGAGGAGTGAGGGGACCGAGGGGTCAGGGGAGGTGGCCTTATCCTCTCGGTGGCGACGCCGACGATGAGGTCCGTCGGGGACGAGCGAGGGGGATGGCTGGTCGGTTGAACAGGGGAGGCTGGTCGGTTGAACAGAGGGACGACCGGGGGGAAgtggctgggccggcctggctgggCCATGGCACAGTTGGGCTGATGGAATTCTTttatctttttcttcttctttttttaatattttccttttgtttattttctttctacatattttatttctttctgttttcttttagtttCCTTTTATTCTAGTCTTAACAAAATACGAAAGTGGCACCTAAATTGATGTCACCAATTATGCCATTGGCACAAATATTTTGGCAcattaaataaagtactttgtaTTTGTTTATTATTCTAAGAGCATTTAAATAATATTTTTGCCGCTGTTTTATTTGTTATAGTGCAATTAAACACATTATGAAAGTGTGGTTCCTTCACCAATATTACTTTTGATTTATTTGTCACAATTCGAACAATTTAGTTTTAACATTTGAAAACTTCACCGTTTGACTTTATTTTGAAGTTGAATTCCGAACCGGTTTTGAACTAACatgagattaacaacagtaaccgaggtgacgtggcatcactAACAAAGGGTTACTGTAgtttaattatccgggcgtcataATCTAACAATCTGAACTACCGTATGAATCACAATCTAACCAATGCAACTAGGGAGCAATTAACTCTACAAGCTAAGCAAGTCCAAATACCTACTCCTCCATGGCAGGCGGCGCAACGGGGGCATCTAGATGGACTGCGCCGCTCGATGCCTTCACCTTCTACAGCGATGAGGCGGAGCCCGCCACATCCGCAGCGGTTGCGAGCACCCCCGCACCGCCGTGGACGCCGCTGACATCCGCGGTCACCGCACCTGGACCCTGCAACTCCACCACATCTCCGGCCGCTGCGCCGGCGTCGCCACGAGCGTCGGCCATCTGACAGATGGAGGCGATGAAGCTGAGGAAGAGGATGCGGTGGGGGAGAGTGAGACGGTGCGGTGGAGGCAGTGGAGGAGAGCGAGACGATGTCAGTGGGGgagaggaaggtgatgcggctgggaggggatttggggggaaatggtaggggcgatggaggtggttgccctctttatatgatgggacgtttcgggcatgtccatggacacgtgctaccccacgaccgcggtcttgcatgcgcccacgtatacgcggccccactcgtcagctaacggtcaaaggcattgacaagacggcaacgtccgttataacctgttctgagggtttcgggcaagggagtggggaaaagtgagcaaaagttaacagagtggggatgaatgagtagagctaaggaaccaggggcacggATATAAAAATCCCAAAAAACAACtatatgccctaacttgcttgctTCTTCGAATCTCGAAATAACATATAGAAAGTGTTTCTGTGATGAGACCATTCTCGATCGACAAATGCGATAGGAGCCTATGTGTTTCACGGGCAGCCGGCCAATAGGGGAAGGTTGTGAATCCGGCGAACCGACTGTTTAAGAACGTGATTGTCTTCTCTCACTCAGTTATCAATTGACAAAGATGACTCATTCTTTTTCGCCCTAAAAACGACAATGGTATGGTACTTTTTCTTCAAATCGAGATTGTGTGGGTGTCCGCTCATGTTCACGTTACATGCTAAATCAGGCTTTCGTTGGAAAAACCAACACCGACGTCAAGAACAGTTTCCTTTCCTTTCTGTTTTCGGGAGCAGAGCTGAAAAAGATGGAGTTACCTGGAGATGGAAAATTTTGATTTAAATTTAACAATACAAACAATACAAAGCGTCCCTCACGTCCATTCTTTTATTAGAGATTTTTTCCATCCTACATTGGATCCGCAGCTTGTGAACCAGCTTTTGGAAGGGGTGAAGACACCTACCTTGAAAGACAGGGACCTCCTTTTCAAAATATATGGAATTGCGCCTAAAAATGGAAAGGCTTTGTTTTATGAAATCACAAAAATGGTAGAATCATACATGCGGCAGGCAAAAATGGTTTTGCCAGCTGCATACAATGTTACCGAGTTTTCTGACCAGTTTCTGGGCCCGGATTCTCCCCGGAGTCTAAGAGATACTTTCGTAGATTTACATTTCAAGGGGCACGAAAGCTTCACTTGGAACAGGGGCGTGGTTCATCTTTATAACGAAATATGGAAGGCCAAAGACTTCCAGCCGGGTAGCCCTATAAGTGCTCCGAATCTGCTTTTTTGGAAACCCCATTGGATCAATTTGCCATTTACCCAATAATTGATCTTCATGTGGGCAACTTTTATTTTACATTTACAAATGTAGTCTTGATATCCTGCTCACTGTCGTTTTGGtcgtttttctgttttttgttgtTACAAAAAGGGAGGTGGAAAGTCAGTGCCAAATGCATGGCAATCCTTGGTCGAGCTTATTTATGATTTCGTTATGAACCTGGTAAACGAAAAAATAGGTGGTCTTTCCGGAAATGTGAAACAAGAGTTTTTCCCTCGCATCTCGGTCGCTTTTACTTTTTCGTTATTTCGTAATCCCCAGGGTATGATACCCTTTAGCTTCACAGTGACAAGTCATTTTCTCATTACTTTGGCtctttcattttccatttttataTGCATTACGATCGTTGGATTTCAAAGACATGGGCTTCATTTTTTTAGCTTCTTATTACCTACGGTAGTCCCACTGCCGTCAGCACCTTTCTTAGTACTCCTTGAGTTAATCTCTTATTGTTTTCGTGCATTAAGCTTAGGAATACGTTTATTTGCTAATATGATGGTCGGTCATAATTTAGTAAATATTTTAAGTGGGTTTGCTTGGACTATGCTATTTCTGAATAATATTTTCTATTTCATAGGAGATCTGGGTCCCTTATTTATAGTTCTAGCATTAGCCGGTCTGGAATTAGGTGTAGCTATATCACAAGCTCATGTTTCTATGATCTCAATTTGCATTTACTTGAATGATGCTACAAATCTCCATCAAAATGAGTCATTTCATAATTGAATAAAAACGAGGAGCCGAATATTCTAGGGGGCTACAGCTGCGCTTTGCAGCACTGAACATGGTTCTGGGTACTCAAGATATTGCGTTTGTGTTTGGAGAGGTGTAGATTGTAGATTCCAGCCGAGAAGACCAGGAAAAGATAAGGATAAAGAATGTCATATATCTTAGGAGCTAGATCACTTCCCGATGAACAAGTCAGAATTGCCTCAACAAAAATCGATGGAATTGGACCAAAAAGCCATTCAGCTTCGTTATCGATTAGTTATCAGTGGGAACATCAAGATGAATGAGTTAACTAAGTATCAGATCAGCCAAATTGAACAAATGATAGCTCAAGATCATGTTGTTCATTGGGAATTGAAGAGGGGAGAACGAGCAGACATCGAACGATTAATTTCTATTTCTCGTTATCATGGAATTCGTCATCAAGATGGATCACCCTTACATGGTCAACGAACTCATACTAATGCAAGGACCGCTCGCAAGCAAATTCAGAAATGAAAGAAGGCTACCAAAAGAACAAGCAACGGATTTCACGCTCATCCCTTGCTAAAGCGCATACGTTTTCTTGCTCCTTGGTACTTGTCTGATCGATCACACTGTTCATTATTTCACTTGATTTTTCATTCAATTTCTTGAACCGCTTACTAATCACGTATACGTATTGCAGGCCCCCTTCGCCACTCCACGTCTGGCCCGTCTTGGTCTCGCTCACTTCGCCTGCCTATCGTATCGGCTCGGCTTCGTCCGTCAAGCGACAGCTTCTACCTCTGACGGCTTCACTATTGCTCATGACTAGTAGTAGTTGTCTCTATGTAGTAGTTGGCCTTTGTTAAGCTTATCCAGAAGCGACTAGGCGCTTCCCGAATGCCTCTTTCTTGTACTAATTAATGTGTATGGTCTAGTCTTTCCAATGCCTCCTTCCTTGCCGCCAACGCACGCTAGATGGAGAGTAAGCAAGCTACCTTGCTTGCATTGCATTCGTTAAATGGTAGCGTCCACGCCCTTCCTGTCTGCTTCAATTGATGTGAATGATCATGTCTTCGACATCAATTTCAGTGTGATTA contains:
- the LOC109772757 gene encoding LOW QUALITY PROTEIN: ATP synthase subunit a (The sequence of the model RefSeq protein was modified relative to this genomic sequence to represent the inferred CDS: inserted 3 bases in 3 codons) — encoded protein: MENFDLNLTIQTIQSVPHVHSFIRDFFHPTLDPQLVNQLLEGVKTPTLKDRDLLFKIYGIAPKNGKALFYEITKMVESYMRQAKMVLPAAYNVTEFSDQFLGPDSPRSLRDTFVDLHFKGHESFTWNRGVVHLYNEIWKAKDFQPGSPISAPNXAFLETPLDQFAIYPIIDLHVGNFYFTFTNVVLXILLTVVLVVFLFFVVXKKGGGKSVPNAWQSLVELIYDFVMNLVNEKIGGLSGNVKQEFFPRISVAFTFSLFRNPQGMIPFSFTVTSHFLITLALSFSIFICITIVGFQRHGLHFFSFLLPTVVPLPSAPFLVLLELISYCFRALSLGIRLFANMMVGHNLVNILSGFAWTMLFLNNIFYFIGDLGPLFIVLALAGLELGVAISQAHVSMISICIYLNDATNLHQNESFHN